The following proteins are co-located in the Pedobacter frigiditerrae genome:
- a CDS encoding pyridoxal phosphate-dependent aminotransferase yields the protein MAVLSQRINNLSESATLKMTKLGRELAAKGINIISLSIGEPDFNTPDHVKEAAKTALDENYTRYSPVPGYPELRKAIVNKLKTENNLDYDISQIVVSTGAKQSLSNVILTLINPGEEVIIPTPYWVSYSEMVVLAEGKSVFIDTTIESDFKITPEQLEAAITPKSKLFMFSSPCNPTGTVYSREELAALVKVFEKYPDIYILSDEIYEHINFVDKHESIAQFDSIKDRVIIVNGFSKAFAMTGWRLGYIAANKEIAAANDKMQGQTTSGTCSISQRAGIVAYESGLETVLEMKKAFARRRQLVYELLNDIPGVKTNLPDGAFYFFPEISSFFGKKDADGNVIKDSADLALYLLNVGHVATVGGDSFGNNNYIRLSYAASDESLIEALRRIKEALAKLS from the coding sequence ATGGCAGTTTTATCTCAAAGAATCAACAACTTATCAGAGTCCGCTACACTTAAAATGACCAAACTTGGTCGCGAATTAGCAGCCAAAGGAATTAACATTATTAGCTTAAGCATTGGCGAACCAGATTTTAATACACCAGACCACGTTAAAGAAGCTGCAAAAACAGCGTTAGACGAAAACTATACTCGATACTCTCCTGTTCCAGGATACCCAGAATTGCGCAAGGCGATTGTAAATAAATTAAAGACCGAAAATAATTTAGATTATGATATTTCGCAGATTGTAGTTTCTACAGGAGCTAAACAATCTTTATCTAACGTTATATTAACTTTAATTAATCCAGGAGAGGAAGTTATTATCCCAACTCCATATTGGGTTTCTTATTCTGAAATGGTTGTTTTAGCTGAAGGTAAATCTGTTTTCATCGATACGACAATTGAAAGTGATTTTAAAATTACTCCAGAACAATTAGAAGCTGCAATTACACCAAAAAGTAAACTTTTCATGTTTTCTTCGCCATGTAATCCAACAGGTACAGTTTATAGTAGAGAAGAATTAGCAGCATTAGTTAAAGTATTTGAAAAATATCCAGACATCTATATTTTATCTGATGAGATTTATGAACACATCAACTTTGTTGATAAACATGAATCTATTGCACAATTCGACAGTATTAAAGACCGTGTAATTATTGTTAATGGCTTTTCTAAAGCATTTGCAATGACTGGTTGGAGATTAGGATACATTGCTGCAAACAAGGAAATTGCAGCGGCTAACGATAAAATGCAAGGTCAAACTACTTCTGGAACTTGCTCAATTTCTCAAAGAGCTGGTATTGTAGCTTACGAATCAGGCTTAGAAACAGTATTGGAGATGAAAAAGGCTTTTGCAAGACGTAGACAATTAGTTTACGAATTGTTAAATGATATTCCAGGTGTTAAAACAAACTTACCAGATGGCGCATTTTATTTCTTCCCTGAAATTAGCTCTTTCTTTGGCAAAAAAGATGCTGATGGAAATGTGATTAAAGATTCTGCAGACTTAGCTTTATATCTTTTAAATGTAGGTCACGTAGCAACTGTTGGTGGAGATTCATTCGGAAACAACAATTACATTCGTTTATCTTACGCAGCCTCTGATGAGAGCTTAATTGAAGCTTTAAGAAGAATTAAAGAAGCATTAGCTAAACTGAGTTAA
- a CDS encoding ABC transporter permease produces MMIFRLIGESFRFAWDALRQNKLRTALSLLGITIGIFIIIAVFTGVDTMKNKIQSSVDKLGSNTLFVQKWPWIFSDNFPWWKYVNRPEPSLRDYNALKDRMDMAVGVCYEVSTSNRTIKYRSNSVDGASLNAASQEYDKTWDLEFGDGRYFTESEGRAGSPVCILGAEIADGLFDGEEPVGKQIKVMGRRVTVVGVFKREGEDMMGMSQDKNVLIPLNLAKSMFDVNNERYNPQVTVRGKENISLEEVESELKGQMRSIRRLRPGQEDDFSLNKTTMLSNQLDIMFGVVKVAGWIIGGFSILVGGFGIANIMFVSVKERTNIIGIQKSLGAKNYFILLQFIFEAVALCIMGGLFGLGLVYIGTLLITYLADVEVILYLSNITLGIGVSVIIGLIAGFWPAYAASRLDPVEAIRS; encoded by the coding sequence ATGATGATTTTTAGACTCATTGGCGAGAGTTTCAGGTTTGCTTGGGATGCACTTCGCCAAAATAAATTAAGAACGGCACTTTCTCTATTAGGTATCACGATTGGTATTTTTATAATCATAGCTGTATTTACTGGAGTAGATACCATGAAGAATAAAATTCAAAGTAGTGTTGATAAACTTGGGTCTAATACATTGTTTGTGCAAAAATGGCCTTGGATATTTAGCGATAACTTCCCTTGGTGGAAATACGTTAATCGCCCAGAACCTTCATTAAGAGATTATAATGCGTTAAAAGACCGTATGGATATGGCGGTTGGTGTTTGTTATGAAGTTTCTACAAGCAATCGTACCATTAAATATCGTAGTAATTCTGTAGACGGAGCAAGTTTAAATGCAGCTTCTCAAGAGTATGATAAAACTTGGGATTTAGAATTTGGAGATGGAAGATATTTTACAGAAAGTGAAGGCAGGGCTGGTTCACCCGTTTGTATATTAGGTGCAGAAATTGCTGATGGTTTGTTTGATGGTGAAGAGCCAGTTGGTAAACAAATTAAAGTAATGGGTAGGAGAGTAACAGTTGTTGGTGTTTTTAAAAGAGAAGGTGAGGATATGATGGGAATGTCTCAAGACAAGAACGTACTTATTCCATTAAATCTTGCTAAAAGTATGTTCGACGTTAACAACGAAAGATATAACCCACAGGTAACTGTTAGAGGAAAAGAAAATATAAGCTTAGAAGAGGTTGAAAGTGAATTGAAAGGCCAAATGAGATCTATTCGACGTTTAAGACCAGGTCAAGAAGATGATTTTTCCCTAAATAAAACTACAATGCTTTCTAACCAATTGGATATTATGTTTGGTGTTGTTAAGGTTGCTGGTTGGATAATAGGAGGGTTCTCTATATTAGTAGGTGGTTTTGGAATTGCTAATATCATGTTTGTTTCTGTAAAAGAACGCACCAATATTATAGGTATTCAAAAATCTTTAGGTGCTAAAAATTACTTTATTTTATTGCAATTTATTTTCGAAGCAGTTGCGCTATGTATTATGGGAGGTTTATTTGGACTTGGATTAGTATATATAGGTACATTATTAATTACTTACCTTGCTGATGTTGAAGTGATTTTATATTTAAGTAATATAACATTAGGTATAGGAGTTTCAGTTATCATTGGTTTAATTGCGGGTTTTTGGCCTGCCTATGCTGCTTCAAGGTTAGATCCAGTAGAAGCGATACGTTCTTAA